CATCGAAACTCCTTACTGGAAGAACAGCCATGGCGTGATCTTAGCGAAGTCCCTTCGTCTCACGCCAACAGTCTTTCCCTAGCATTCACAGAGTAAAACTGGCAAAGATCTCCATGAATCAGGCGTCCAGAACGTGATCGGCCACCTGTCGGCTGCTTCTCGTTGGTGCCCGTTGTGCCTGGTTCCATGAGCCTGCTCAACCGACATTGATGCTATACTTCTGCTAGTCGAGCGTCGAATACGTCTGAGCTGTAGCACGACACTCGCCAGGTGACAAAGGCATACCATCCGAGAGGATGGGACGCAAAGCTAAGGGACCTAAGCAGGGACGAAGCATGTTCCAGGGTCAGCCTAGCCGCCACATGACCGATCGCGATCGCGCGACGATAACGGCTATCCCCCCTCCACTGCGTCTCTCTCCCTTGGCACAGACCTGAAGCTCTAACCGGCTCAAATGGAGGTGCCCGATGTTATCCGCCATTCACTCTGCCCTCTCCGGACTCGCGGCCTTTGAGAAAGAGATTGAGGTCACGGCGCATAACGTGGCCAACGTCAATACGAATGGGTTTAAGAAATCACGAACAGAATTTGTGGCAGTGGCAACCGGTGGGGTCCTTCCAGTCGTGCAAAAGGACGACTCGGCCGGTCCTACGGTCTTAAACAACACCGGGTATAGTCCGGCCCTAGTCGAGTTGTCGAATGTCGATCTCGGAGAAGAAACCGTCAATCAGATCCTTGCACAGCGTGGATTTGAAGCGAATCTTCGCACCCTCCATACAGCGGACAATATGCTGGGAACCATTTTGGATATGAAGAAGTAACCAGCCCCTTCCTCGAATAGGGGCCCAGCCGGCGAGACCATATCCCGGCCGGGCCCCAGGAAACTCTTCCCTGCCCCTCCCCATCACACCTGACATGACAACGCCGATCCATAGGCTTCAACGAACGCACCTAGACTCAAGATAATCCGAAACCGACCGATACGAACTCATCGCATTGGTGCGTATTGGCCTCTTCACCCAAGGATATCTGCCCAAGATGACAACACACGCGTCTCCCTCGTCTAATAAGCCGCAAGCACGGCTCATTCAGACCAAACCAGAGGAACTCAAAGTCGGCATGTATGTCGACCTGAACTGTTCCTGGTTTAAACATCCCTTTGCCAGTAAGACGTTCAAAATAACGTCCGAGAATGAATTGGCGATCATCCGCGGCCTAAAGTTGGGTCTCGTGCTCGTCGACCCTGCCTTGTCCGATCAAGAGGGGGCGGATCAGTTACCAGCCGAGGATTCAGGAAACGGAGAAGACGGA
The genomic region above belongs to Nitrospirota bacterium and contains:
- a CDS encoding flagellar basal body rod C-terminal domain-containing protein, whose amino-acid sequence is MLSAIHSALSGLAAFEKEIEVTAHNVANVNTNGFKKSRTEFVAVATGGVLPVVQKDDSAGPTVLNNTGYSPALVELSNVDLGEETVNQILAQRGFEANLRTLHTADNMLGTILDMKK